GAAGGTatgaaaattggaaaaattgaTTTGATTCTGAAATATTGAAACTTGAAAGAGATGAGATGGATTCACGAGGAGGAGataattgttggtcccgtgtaatgtgataatattagttccaatgggggctTAAGAACTATTACAAACTTTTTATGTTAATGCTGACTTATTTAAATGTTTAAGACTTTACTTCAGTATTTGGGTCAGCACCGCTGAGTAGAATTGAGACAGCTTTGGTCAGCCGCTGACTTGAGCTGTTTCAATAGTAAGTTTAGGAAACAATACTTAGGTAGATTCCCAACTTAACACTCACAACTCAGTTTTTAGATTACTCAACACAACATATACAAGTTATTGTTTTATTGAGTAATATTCAGCAAGCAATGAAcatatatcaaaatataaagggttagagattactcaacagacttatcctggttcggcctctccgtctacgtctagtccccagaaatcctttcgagctttttgaatccctactgagctctttaaaggtagagcacaaaccgtttacaatagcaactgagtatacaagagtaccgtcctctattcatctactcaatcctataTCTAccattgagtactataaccgagtacttagcctctcgtttctaaccttttacaaatgatataGAATTTGTTCTCACTGAGTGAAGAatactttagatgaataaaatcactctagacttttacacaatgattggagttagtctaagagcttgctttttctttttgacaGAGCTTCTAATTTGTATTCACTCAATAAtttgacttgatgaagatctgcttgtctgtcttatttttttttattcaagtgATGGATTGGTCTTTTTATAATGATCTTTGGggcgccaatgatttgaatcccgacatagccgttgtggggaaacgggcttcattcgtcatcacttggtcagcactCAGTGTTGCAAGCCAATCATGTCTTTTGTATTCATCaggagccaggtttgtcttcttacgccaggtttgtcttctagtaaatgtcagatggtccatgctctttctcgaaaaagtcttccagacagattTCTGAGACTTCTGATTATTTCAGAAAAttgtcagaccttgtcttccaagttaacggatcattgacgctgatctgacgactactcagcttgattcagcggctttgccttcaagcttttctaaaGAAGACATATTCTTTTGCAAAGCTGAgttacattctactcagctccGGCTGTGTGACTTTCATCTGCTGActtgacttttctttctcttatagATATATAGTTCCTGTTCTTGTCAATtgacttactcaacattgaacaaacttattagtacaattaaatcaaagcacttaaacttaattgtgttggaatatcttaatcatgagattaacttaaataattttgtcaaatcaaaatcatgtagaaaggtgtttcaacaaactcccccattttgatgttggcaaaagtattcagtaaggaactcagcTTTGAGTTCCCCTATGAAAGTTGACCTTGTTTAAAGCTTCTgaagatactcccccgtaaagGTTGAATTCATTGACTTAGTTCAGCTCTAAACCTTTTAAGATTTAATCAAGTGAGTCTAAGGTTTTGaatctactgacttagttcagttctaaaccttctaagatttaatcgaaatgagtctaaggtcagcttcAGAAGTAGGTCAGTACTTGGAACATTTTTTCTTTACTCAGTTTTAATGCTTAGTTAAGTTCAGGTATCAGAGTAAAGGTAAGCTGAGTATATTAATTGGGactgagtagttttactcagtggccaagtacttgtataatttttatgttcacaagttttaatttatattgttcaatgagtagttaTATGAGAAGGGTCAGCACATAGAAAAACACAGCATCATATATAAAGACAGTATGTGAAAAAGAtgcttgtgtatatatatatatatactcagcCCAACAAGAAACATGCCatgtataaaaaaaacacaagttACAAGCTAAGACTATTGTTAGTTCTATTTCTtgatgttgacttgaacttggttagcTTTGGGTTTGGTTTGGCTCGGCCTGGCAGTTCCTTGTTGCTGAGTTTGTTTGCCcgggacagcagaagttgagccTGGGTGAGTCTGCTGTTGAGTTCCTTCTGCTGGATGCTTAtatttctcccccgttttgccatcatcaccGGGCTGAGGTGCAAAAGCATAGAACTGCCCAcgttgaacagcacgagtcagtatggATGAATACTGCTGCATTTGACTCGTACTTGCTTGAAGACCTTTAAAGACCTCGAGATCACCGGCCATGCTGGATGAAGGGATGTTTATATATGCACCAATGACACTGAGTATGAACTCCAGTGACTTCCCCATCCAGGTGATTGAGTTTGTCATCCTTGCGTATAATTGATGATATATCTTAAGCATGGAAGCATCGTAGATATGACGCTGAGCGTTTATGTGGCGAACGTGCTCAAGAGTTGATCGTGTGCAGTGCAGGATGTCGTTGGTCTTGACTTGGTCGgtttccatctcttctttgCTCAGATTAAGTAGGCACACTGCCTCACCAATTTGTTcgatggagcattgagaagtaGAGGAGATAAGTTCTCGAGCTTGAGTAAGCTCAGTGGTTAGCTGCGTGAAATGTTGAGTGACTTCAGCAGAAGTAGCGGTTGATGAGTTCACGGCAGATAGAGCATTAATCTTGCCCTCAATTAAGTCCATGTGGTGAACCATCATAAGCTGAAGATCCGCCAGCTTGACCATACATTCCTGtttgggctgctgagagaccaaGGAGGTCATAACATTCATCAGCTCCTTgagacctttgagttcggtcaaAAGTTGCGTAATGGATGAGAGTTGAGTAGACCCAGCAGCAGCGGCTTGAGACTGATTCATCTCTTGGATAAGTGCATGGGCTGGGTGGATGATTCTTCTTCCTGACTCAGAAGCATCCAGGAATGTGTAAGGATCATCAGCATTGATTGGAGAAGTCAAAGGGGCCGTTTTCTGGTTTGCAGCAGGTGTTTGAAGGTTTGAATGCTGTCCAGAAGTAGAAGTGCCAGCTTGCTCAGATGCTGACTTGTGCTGATCAGTTGGACTAGGAAGGATTTGTTCAGCAGCATTAtttacctgctcagtgtcaacTTGAAGCTGAGTTGGGATAGATGGTGGAATCAGTTCAGAGTCTTGAGTAGGAGTTTTTTCCTTTGCTAGCTCGGTGtgttgagcagcaggaacttcgagcacttgctcagtagaAGATGGAGCAGCGGTGTCGATAGAACACTCCCCTTTTTGGATTTGGGAGTCAGTATGTTCCTGAGTctgaggaacagaggcttgattttccttgACTTGACTTGGAGTGAGTTCAGTGATGTTGGTGAAGAAGTTGAATTGAAGCCCAGTCAGGTCAGTGATGGGGTCCCTTAGCAGAGAATCGTCCAAGATGTCTATGAGGTTAAGCTTCTGTGCCTTCCGCTTGAACCACTTTTCTATGCTTCCCTTAGGATTTTTGCTTTGTGGAGAAGGGACAGCAATGATAGGTTCTGGGGACTCAGGAGAAGAGGTGAGAccaaagtcagcataaaggtTCTCAGCAACCTTGTTCTTCACTAGAGACTCAGCTCCTTATTCACAAGCGtgctcagcagcagctgtgTTACTTGGCTCAGCGGGTTGCATCTCATCAGCTCCAGACGGTTCCTCAGTACAACCTTGCTTTTCCTCCTGACTACAAGGAGTCTTTTCCAAATCGATTCCCTGAGCTCGCAGGAAATGTGAATCCCTTGATATGACGAAGTCGAGTGGAGCAGCATCCAACGGCGTCATTCCAGaggttttctttctctttaggggttgctcagTTGTATCTTCACtatcttcctcaggctcagctcttttcttctttctttcagcCGACTCTAGTTTCTTAGGAGCTGACTCAGCATGTGCAGCTTTCTTCTCACTCACCACTAGCTTGATCTTCTTCACAGTTTTATTAATGTCTTTGGCTTTTGGTGTTGAGGATGGGTTAGCTCAGCaagtgcttcttcaaccatagttGCCTTTCCTCTCTTAGATTTGAAAGGAAGGCTATGAGCTAAGCCGAACAGGATTCCTGAGGTGATCTCAGTGCCTTCTACATCTATTTCCCCTTTGAAGCTGATCTTGTGATCCTGGAGAATTCtagtgatgagagaacccatcccGAGGATCCCGATGCTGCGTTGGAAAGCCCCAatgagaaagacgggcatgttgagtggttggtagttgagcatatgccagataaagcattgtTCAAAGTTAGACGCGGAGGAAGCAGCGTTGACCTTTGGGAAAAggtagttggtcaggatgtagtgtGTTTGTCTTTGAGGCTGACTCAAACTTGTGCTGGAGACTTCACCAACGTggtccttgggtttacagaactcagccTTATAATCAACCCATTTGTAGTCATTGGTGCATCTTAGTTCTGAACCTTCTTCTTTCAGATCTAGCAGTATAGCGAGATAAGAAAGGGTGATGATGATCTCCTTGTTCTTGACTTGAGTTACCATATGGTCGACATCATCGTCAGCTACTTTCAGGTTAGCGTAGAACTCCGTCACTAGTTGTGGGTAGGTTGTTCCAGGGAGTGAGAAGAGGGCAGTCCatccgttctttgagatccactcgcagaagggtttctcagcttcaacGAAGCTTTTAGAGAACCAACGGGAATGGAAGATGTTGATGTTCTTGACACTGCTGAAGACAGGAGTGAACTTCCTTTCCTTGGgtctcttgttcttcttctccttcttcttcttcttcttcttcgaaggaGTTGATTGGTCAGTACATGGGTTttcaccgaggatgctgacctcaCCCATtggttggtcatgctgaccatgggtTCGTGTTTCTTCCTCTAAGGTTTCTTGATACTCTTGCTCAGCTGGAGAAGGAGGATCTATATCAGAGCGGTTATCCTCGTATTGGTCACTGGAATTGTTCTGGGAATCGttcgacatggtgttcttgaggagTTCTTGAGAAATGCAGAAGATTTGgggattttagagagagagatcgAGTGCGAAATTATCAAGCATGAGAGGGGATTAGTGAGAAATcattcactatttatagccggtgcgtgttgatctgataggtcagagtGGCGGTGGGTTCTTGAATCATTCAACGGCATTTAACTCTaacattaatgacacattcgacacatggttttctaatcattacgcttacgtcatcctaggtagctacttaaatacgcgtgcaaGCATTAATTGTTCAAGTTATTTAACTCAGGATCTAAGGTATTCGACGTTTGGAGTTCTGAGTGTATAGTTTACCAAATCATTTCTTCCTTTTATACCGTGGAGATGGAAAACGAAACGACGACCATCATCATTACTAACAAGTAATGATCAAATAACATTAACTGCTCATGATACGCCACCTCAAAGAAACGTGAAATGCAACACATGACGAGTAGAGATGAACCTCCATCAACTCGAAATACGCCCAAACAGATAAACGTGCTTTGGCACAACTGCAATTAAAAGCAAACCAAATGATAGGCAAATCAATCGACATGACCCCACATAATCTCCTTATTAGTCCCTCAATTcttgaaaatctccaaaataTCAAGACCAATCCCTCTCATATTAGAGCCGAGGCACCCTTTTGATCTAATATGTTTTAACAAGTACAATGCCTCCTAAGGCCAGGGTTTTCCCATCATAAAGAACGATAAAATTGACCCTTGGGGGGAACATTTGATATCAGTCGAATATAACACACAGTCACGTGGCAATTATGAATCCCATACAAccacctaggaaaaagaacaTGTGGGGTCATCACAGAGAACCTACTCAATACGACTCAGTCTTAGGGTCTTTGCTCAGAAAGTCTCCATGGACCCCCGTCAAGGATCAAACTATTACAACAATCACACTCAATCTCGTGAATCACAAACCAAGTGGGCATGGGGGATACTGAGCCCCGATATACGGGCACACGTTCACCTATCAACATGCCACACGTAACACGACCCGCTCCAAAGCTTATAAACACATATCATAGCTTGATCACATTTTAAATAGAGTAAGACACCTCCCAAGGCATGCTACTTCATTCATTCACCAAGTTTACATTATAGCTTTGATTTACTGTTGTAATCATCTTCAAGTATTCCCACAAATTTGACTTAACAACAGAGCGGGTTAGCCGGCCTCCGACCTTTTAACATTGTTTTTGTCTTATTGTAGGTTTACAAATGAACTTGTAGGATTAAACCACATCACTTGCTTAACAATAACTCACGTGGATTTGACACGAGTTCTTACAGgatttattagtttatatgtagcacatataaaaaaatctaGATGGTTAGCACAAATtccaaataagaaaataaatatctaaatataaaaagtggagagataaaaataaagaaaaaggaTTCCATTATGTATGAGAGAGGAATCGTGGAGGGGTGGTTGCCGTTAGATTGTGTATTGTATTTGTATATATAGAATGATTATGGTTTTTGTTAGATGAATGATGGGATAGGATAGATGCTTATTTTGTGAGACGGGTAAAATGGGTTTGTCTTGCTTCGTTTTGAGAAAGAAACCATGAAGACGAAATCCCATTTCTGTTCTTCCAAATGCTGTCAATCATTTATAAGTCTCAAGGTCATaccttttttctttctctttctgaaATTTCGTTACGATTGGGTTCTGAGTTTTCCAATATTCGTTTGTGCTTTTGCTTGATGAAGGAAATTTCATCCTAACCTTGTTTGGTTTTGCATACATTTTCATTCTGATGCAGTTTTACAACTATTTAGCCAAGATTTGTTTATAGTTATTTTGATTTTGAGATGAAGCAGAGGCAGTAGGCtacttttattttctaaaattgtATTGTAAATATTATGTATGCAAATTCAATTCAAGGATGGGGGTAAACCCTTGTTCAAGCCTTAGCCAAGATAATAAGATGGATTTAGATTTTAGGTCAGAGTGTAGGATTTGCCACGATGAGGACCAACACACAAATATGGAAGCGCCATGCTCCTGTTGTGGCAGCTTGAAGGTCAGTTGCACAAATCATTATTCTTCCTAAATTGTAATTGGGATTGTGTTTTATTTATGTATCCATGCCTTTTGTTTCTTAATATGTTACAGTATGCTCATCGTAAATGTGTCCAATTGTGgtgtaatgagaagggcaaTACTGTCTGTGAGATCTGTCAGTAGGTGGACCTTTATATtcctttttgtttgttttcctaTCAATCAATATTACTAGAAATTATTGTATCAATTACAATTACAGGAATTTCGGCCTGGATATACATCCCCGCCTCTTTTGTTTCACTATGGTGGCATTCCTATGAATTTCAGGTATTTACTCTTAATCTGTTCTGTTCAACCTAGGTTAATTTTTGGTTGATTAAATGTGGTCTGTCTGTCTTTCAGAGGAAATTGGGAGATACGGGATTTCCATAATCCAGGACTAATTGCCATGGTTTCTGCAGATAGTGAATTTCTAGACTCTGACTTGGATGATGAGTATTCAGCTCCCTCTCCTAGAAGCCTGATGTGCTGTCGCATTGTTGCTATTATTGTACGCATCTTTCTTTGTTTATTGATTTAATTCTAGCATGGTTATGGTATCTGAACTGTCCTAGTGCCTATTTGCAGTTCATGATTCTTCTTGTTTTACGCCATACTCTTCCAATTGTCATTACTGGACCCGGATATTATTCAGCAACTTTAATCACAGTGAGCCTACTTTCTGCATTATTGTTTTTCACACACGCCAAAAAAGGATTAATATGCATTCTTTCTAATTGCAGTTACTGATATTGAGGACTGTTGGAATTCTTTTGCCCATTTATGTGATGGTCAAAGCATTCACTTCCATCCAGCGTCGCCAGGTAAAGATTCTACTGAGTTATATgttcattttttattcattgCTTGCTGATATTGTATCCATTAGGATCCTCCTGGCTTCTCGGTTGCAACATCATCCGATCAAGAGAATGAGTTACCGCAGCTGCTGCCTCAGTCACGCTTCATTCGCATTCACTAATTGTTAGAAAAATGTACAGAAAAGGATATCATATGTACAGTTTAGCTATCAAACAGCATTAAGAAATTGAAGCAGGGGAAACTATTTTATAGTTAACTTAAATTAGCCACCGTTCATGTGATTATATTTTTCTCCAACCTCTGCTTAGTTAATACGTTCATGGAACACAATGTTAGATGCAATATGAAGTATTGTTTGATTATCGCATCAAAAAAATTCATGGAGTAGTGATCTTCAATTGAAGGTTAGATAAGAGATCGTGAATCCATATAATTTCACAAACCAATTGAGACATTACTCGATACTCAGATTATGCACTAGAGCGAGATACAACATGTTGCTTATAGATCTTCTCTTAGAAACTTAAAACACAAATGACAATATATAATGGAAATACTCTTGTATTCTTATATATTAAGAGAAAACTAAGAATAAAAGATAGAGTGGATAGAGCTAACTCTCTCATCCCACAATATATTGTTATCTACTATGGGAAAACTAATACTAAGGGAAAACTAAGAATAAAAGATAGAGTGGATAGAGCTAACCCTCTCATCCCATAGGAGGAATCTCCTTCTCTACTTCCATTGCTAAAGGCAACTCACAATAACAAAAACAGTCATGCTCTTCCTTCTTTATACTACCCCTTAAATATTAATGACTCATACCCTAAATACTAGTAgtaatgtcttatacacaaaaTGCCCCTTCCCCTACTAATGGGTTTGGCAATTCTCTATCATTACCCACCCGTTCAACACAATCTTGTCCTCAAGACCGGAGTCAAGAACTATTTGTTGAATGTAGATTTGTCCCTCCAAAAAACATATTCCAATCTTGTAGTCTTCCATGTAATCAACTATTGATTAATATATTACCTGGCAACATGTTCCATATAACCTTCGGCAGATGCTACAATTGTAGGAAGGTTAGCGTGTTTCGATTCTTTGCAATTAAAAGAAATGTTATGCCTGCCAAATTGTAGGCCTTTCATTTCCAACTGAATCATGTGGACAAGATAGACACTAATCAGTCTGAAATTAATTGGATTGTTAGACTGTTGTGGAGCTAGCATCCACGATAATTTTCTCCCCATAGTGATTCTTATTAGATTCTAATTGATTTGCCGAGATCCAACTGTAAGTTTCATCCATCCACCTCTCTAGTGTTTGAATTATTGCAAAAACTGGCCATGCCCAATTTACTGACATCAAGGCAGTGGGAATTCTGCTTGAAATTTCGTAACCATCCACTAAGCATGAAACATTACTAGAGTAGAATAGTCTGCTATTCTACTTCCCGATATGTCTATCATCAGTTGTGATCTTATTGTGACTCTAGGAGCTGGACGCTCCATATTATGCTGCAATGTTTGTCATGTAATTGGATCAAACAACCATAATTCTCTTCGAATTTCAGATCTTTTCGGATATCTGAATAGTTCTTTATGGATGCCAAACCTATCAATTGATCTGGAAAGATCTGTCGTTGATTCAATATTTCGGGCGGGTGGACGATTTGTGACTCTTGAAGGCATATAGGAGGagaagatgggcttatagactcgattgttttttaattaataggcacgtgtaagtcttgtttaaaggaaagatgacaaagacaccctttagcaataaaggagaatgtgtaGCAGACACTCTTGgactaatacattcagatgtatgtagtcGTATTGCAACACAAGCAAGAGAAAGGTTCAgttacttcattagcttcataagatgatcataTCGGACATGGATACATCTGCTTGATGAAGcataagtcagaagcttttgagaaagttcaaatgtttcAAGAACGaagtaagaaaaataaataagaaagcATATTGCTTCGATCAGATCGttgtggagaatatctttcttaCTGAATTATCTAGATGAACATGGCAGATGCTCACAATGAACTCCACCGTATACACTGCAGCACACCAATGTATGTAAAAGGAGAAATCGTactctattagatatggtacgatctataaTGAGCACAACCTAttttccaaagatgttctaggGCTACGCCTTAGAAACTGCCTTATTTACCttgaaccgagtatccacaaaatccgccagttctactccatttgaattgttcatttAAAGAAACTcattttctctttcatgagaatttaggGGTGTTCAACATATGTTAAATGCATAGCATCAGATTAAGTTAGaccctaaatctgataaatacttcttcattggatattCGAAAGGGAtagtaggatattacttctatcatccggatgatcagaaagtgatagtataCAAACACACAatatttctagagaaagagtttcttctggAAACACAAGTAGGAatcatgattgaacttgacgaagttcaagaagaggGATCAGCTAAAACAGTGGAAACGATGGTGGAACCCGAATCTGTCTCACAAGATGAGACACTAGTGACACTACTAACTCGAAGGCTGGTCGAGTTcatcaaatcccaaagagatttggatttctagtgggagatgataaaatcccaaagagatttggatttctagtgggagacgacGAAGAGGTTCACAtattagacgatgaacctaTGACTTATGAGAAGGATTTTATAAGCCCATACATataaactagtgggagctcgtATAAACATGTACATAAAAACTAGTGGGAGCTCGAtcgtttacttagtattatatATCGATGATATTATAATAATGGAAACGACGTAGTTATACTGCAATTgatgaaaattttggttatcgaataaaattctccataatagacttagAAGAAGCAGTTTATATCTTAAGGATTATGATCTATGGAGATAGATTGAGAAGACTGATTGACCTATCCCAGTCTACATACattgacaaagtgctcaaagcgttatgcactagacctaacatcacTTTTGCTTTAAGCGTGACAAAGTCGATTATATGTCAATCTGAGTGATGGtca
The DNA window shown above is from Euphorbia lathyris chromosome 1, ddEupLath1.1, whole genome shotgun sequence and carries:
- the LOC136218388 gene encoding LOW QUALITY PROTEIN: uncharacterized protein (The sequence of the model RefSeq protein was modified relative to this genomic sequence to represent the inferred CDS: substituted 1 base at 1 genomic stop codon), producing MGVNPCSSLSQDNKMDLDFRSECRICHDEDQHTNMEAPCSCCGSLKYAHRKCVQLWCNEKGNTVCEICQXEFRPGYTSPPLLFHYGGIPMNFRGNWEIRDFHNPGLIAMVSADSEFLDSDLDDEYSAPSPRSLMCCRIVAIIFMILLVLRHTLPIVITGPGYYSATLITLLILRTVGILLPIYVMVKAFTSIQRRQDPPGFSVATSSDQENELPQLLPQSRFIRIH